In Syntrophotaleaceae bacterium, a genomic segment contains:
- a CDS encoding R3H domain-containing nucleic acid-binding protein has protein sequence MKGGRKKIQTHGEDILLLISILPAELQGVLLGMELERLIEVVMDLGRIPEARFADRVEQLSENPVHAEELAHVTAQLGEFGDDNRAGIERTLHRISAIRNRKGQIVGLTLRVGRAVFGSIDLLRDLVETGQSILILGRPGVGKTTKLREMARVLADDLDKRVIVIDTSNEIAGDGDIPHPGIGRARRMQVARVSRQHAVMIEAVENHMPEAIIVDEIGTEAEAVAARTIAERGVQLIGTAHGNSLENLIKNPTLSDLVGGVQVVTLSDEEARRRRTAKTVSERRALPTFDIVVEMVDREEVIVHPDTAAAVDRLLRGMSPGGERREKAGDGQIHVQAEEEEAPGLSISVPGGDDQVPRGPVRIYPYALSRDLLERVIRSLRLNARTVGGPEQSDLIIALRSRNEDRRLRRMTEVSGVPIHYIKRNTANEMRRLLERVFYVMDGIEGEEVQDMVAETEDAIRRALAEGVEVELTPRPASLRKMQHRLIAGRGLLAESTGREPQRRLVIRIGGEEE, from the coding sequence ATGAAGGGCGGCCGGAAAAAGATACAGACCCATGGCGAAGATATTCTTTTGCTGATATCGATTCTTCCCGCCGAGCTTCAGGGGGTTCTGCTCGGGATGGAGCTCGAGCGGCTCATCGAAGTGGTGATGGATCTGGGGAGGATTCCTGAAGCCCGTTTTGCGGACAGGGTGGAGCAGCTTTCAGAGAATCCGGTTCATGCCGAAGAACTCGCCCACGTCACAGCCCAGCTCGGGGAGTTCGGTGACGACAACCGGGCCGGGATCGAGCGGACCCTCCATCGTATTTCCGCCATCCGCAATCGAAAAGGGCAGATCGTCGGTCTGACCCTTCGGGTCGGCCGGGCCGTATTCGGCAGCATCGATCTGCTGCGTGATCTGGTGGAGACAGGACAGAGCATACTCATCCTCGGCCGGCCGGGCGTCGGCAAGACCACCAAGCTGCGGGAAATGGCGCGGGTGCTGGCCGACGACCTGGACAAGCGGGTGATCGTCATCGACACGTCCAACGAGATCGCCGGCGACGGCGATATTCCCCACCCCGGGATTGGAAGAGCCCGCAGAATGCAGGTGGCCCGGGTTTCCCGACAGCACGCGGTGATGATCGAGGCGGTGGAGAACCACATGCCGGAGGCCATCATCGTCGACGAAATAGGGACCGAAGCCGAAGCGGTCGCGGCCCGAACCATCGCCGAACGGGGTGTGCAGCTCATCGGTACCGCTCACGGCAACTCCCTCGAAAACCTGATCAAAAATCCCACCCTGTCCGACCTTGTGGGCGGGGTGCAGGTGGTGACCCTGAGTGACGAGGAGGCTCGGCGACGGCGTACCGCCAAGACGGTCAGTGAACGCAGGGCTCTCCCCACTTTCGACATCGTGGTGGAGATGGTGGATCGGGAAGAGGTGATCGTGCATCCGGATACGGCGGCCGCGGTGGATCGCCTGCTGCGGGGCATGAGTCCGGGCGGGGAACGGCGGGAAAAGGCCGGTGACGGTCAGATCCATGTGCAGGCGGAGGAGGAAGAGGCGCCGGGCCTGTCCATCAGCGTGCCGGGCGGCGACGATCAGGTGCCCCGCGGGCCGGTGCGTATCTACCCCTACGCCCTGTCCAGAGACCTGCTGGAGCGGGTGATCCGGAGCCTGCGGCTGAATGCCCGCACGGTCGGCGGTCCGGAACAGTCCGACCTGATCATCGCCCTCCGCTCCCGCAATGAAGACCGCCGCCTGCGCCGGATGACGGAGGTGAGCGGAGTGCCCATCCATTATATCAAGCGGAACACCGCCAACGAGATGCGCCGTTTGCTGGAGCGGGTTTTCTACGTCATGGACGGGATCGAGGGGGAGGAGGTGCAGGACATGGTTGCGGAAACCGAGGATGCCATCCGGCGGGCTCTTGCCGAGGGGGTCGAAGTGGAACTGACACCCCGCCCCGCCTCCCTGCGCAAGATGCAGCACCGCCTCATTGCCGGCCGGGGCCTGTTGGCGGAGAGCACCGGACGGGAACCGCAGAGGCGCCTTGTGATCCGGATCGGGGGGGAGGAGGAGTAA
- a CDS encoding dipeptidase: MPIIAVQSYLQNHFDRFVAELTTWLKIPSVSTSADHAVDLQRAAAWAQAKLEDIGFPQVVTVATAGHPLVYAEWLDRPGQPTLLIYGHYDVQPAGPLQAWTSPPFEPVIRDGNIYARGAVDDKGQVMLVLAALEAWSRETGGLPVNVKVLLEGEEEIGGESIEAWMRTESGRLQADAALICDTHMVAENRPSLITGLRGILYTEITVFGAARDLHSGSYGGVAPNPIHGLCLLLSRLKGEDGAIHIPELAAALQPPSSEEKAFWEADPLNLAAALRAEMGVDILVGETAYPPLERIGARPTLEVHGIRGGFVDKGVKTVIPAQATAKVSLRLPAGLKPEQVFTWLEKAVRVHLPAGHRVEVVRMSGGEGVLVSPDNPFLRAAAASIQSVYREPPVFLREGGSIPVAALFDQVLQVPVVLMGFGLPDDGPHGPDEKLSLAQFEKGMATVAEFLGRLRQ, encoded by the coding sequence ATGCCAATCATCGCGGTTCAGTCCTACCTGCAAAACCATTTCGATCGTTTCGTTGCCGAACTTACGACCTGGCTGAAGATCCCGAGCGTCAGCACCTCTGCCGACCATGCCGTAGACCTGCAGCGAGCGGCGGCCTGGGCGCAGGCCAAATTGGAGGACATCGGATTTCCCCAGGTTGTAACGGTTGCGACGGCGGGTCATCCTCTGGTTTACGCCGAATGGCTGGACCGTCCCGGCCAGCCGACCCTGCTGATCTACGGCCACTACGACGTGCAGCCGGCCGGGCCGCTGCAGGCCTGGACCAGTCCGCCCTTCGAGCCGGTGATCCGGGACGGCAACATCTATGCCCGGGGAGCTGTGGACGACAAGGGACAGGTCATGCTGGTGCTCGCGGCGCTGGAGGCCTGGTCCCGGGAGACGGGAGGTCTGCCCGTCAATGTCAAGGTTCTCCTCGAGGGGGAGGAGGAGATCGGCGGCGAGTCGATCGAAGCCTGGATGCGGACCGAATCCGGCAGGCTGCAGGCCGACGCCGCGCTGATCTGCGATACTCACATGGTGGCCGAAAACAGGCCCAGCCTGATCACCGGACTGCGGGGCATCCTTTATACGGAAATTACGGTTTTCGGAGCCGCCAGGGATCTTCACTCCGGCAGCTATGGCGGCGTGGCGCCCAATCCGATCCACGGGCTGTGTCTGCTGCTGAGCCGGCTCAAAGGGGAGGACGGAGCAATCCATATTCCCGAACTCGCCGCGGCCCTGCAGCCGCCTTCATCGGAGGAAAAGGCGTTTTGGGAGGCCGATCCTCTGAATCTGGCTGCCGCCCTGCGAGCGGAGATGGGAGTGGACATCCTGGTGGGGGAGACGGCCTATCCACCTCTGGAACGGATCGGGGCCCGGCCGACCCTGGAGGTGCACGGCATCCGGGGGGGATTCGTCGACAAGGGAGTGAAGACGGTCATACCGGCACAGGCGACGGCCAAGGTCAGTCTGCGCCTGCCGGCCGGATTGAAGCCGGAGCAGGTTTTCACCTGGCTGGAAAAAGCGGTTCGTGTTCATCTCCCGGCCGGCCATAGGGTCGAGGTCGTTCGGATGAGTGGTGGAGAAGGCGTGCTCGTTTCGCCCGACAATCCATTTCTCAGGGCTGCCGCCGCCTCCATCCAAAGCGTATACCGGGAACCGCCAGTGTTTTTGCGGGAAGGAGGGTCAATCCCTGTTGCCGCCCTGTTCGACCAGGTTCTGCAGGTACCCGTCGTGCTGATGGGCTTCGGACTGCCGGACGACGGCCCCCACGGACCCGACGAGAAACTCAGTCTGGCCCAATTCGAGAAAGGCATGGCCACCGTTGCCGAATTTCTGGGCAGATTACGTCAATAA
- a CDS encoding nitrogen fixation protein NifQ, producing the protein MTGYTETILRYASDNRFSGELPDADGVGEVGLGEGEAGRRIGVRFALRIEGRRVSEARFQVFGCGFSVAACAAAAELTTNRSVEEALTIDASRVDALLQGLPEERSYCADLAVEALQAALASALNGSGTVHQNFQPRMADHGPRVNKEDPLYRALMDGPAPPGAREEDRHLFACLLAVAATEPFDTAEALGLSPEDLNGLLRDWFPAADRNLLQGCPPSTRQSPPEVNPEVLAILLSHVPSDAGGCPRADARRLSHILAARAAHPGHLWVAMGLFERPELSAAIRRHLPSLADANSQNMRWKRYLFKQVCDLNGGVMCKSPNCGDCADYPLCFPESE; encoded by the coding sequence ATGACCGGTTACACGGAAACCATTCTGCGATATGCCTCAGACAACCGTTTTTCGGGGGAGCTTCCCGATGCCGACGGGGTCGGCGAGGTGGGATTGGGCGAGGGGGAAGCCGGGCGGCGGATCGGGGTGCGCTTCGCTCTGAGAATCGAAGGCCGCCGTGTCAGCGAAGCCCGATTTCAGGTTTTCGGCTGTGGATTCTCCGTAGCCGCCTGCGCCGCGGCTGCTGAACTGACCACGAACAGGTCGGTGGAAGAGGCTCTGACCATCGATGCCTCCCGGGTGGATGCCCTTCTGCAGGGGCTGCCCGAGGAGCGAAGCTACTGTGCCGATCTGGCTGTGGAGGCGTTGCAGGCGGCTTTGGCATCCGCCCTGAATGGGTCCGGTACCGTTCATCAGAACTTTCAGCCGCGGATGGCGGACCACGGTCCGCGGGTGAACAAGGAAGATCCTCTCTATCGCGCTCTGATGGATGGACCGGCCCCCCCGGGGGCCAGAGAGGAGGATCGTCATCTGTTTGCCTGCCTGCTGGCGGTGGCGGCCACTGAACCCTTCGATACCGCCGAGGCTCTCGGCCTCTCGCCCGAAGACCTGAACGGGCTCCTCCGCGACTGGTTTCCCGCCGCCGACAGGAATTTGCTGCAAGGTTGCCCCCCTTCCACCCGGCAGTCGCCGCCGGAAGTCAACCCTGAGGTTCTGGCCATTCTTCTATCCCATGTGCCCTCGGATGCGGGCGGTTGTCCCCGGGCCGACGCGCGACGCCTGTCGCACATTCTCGCCGCCCGGGCCGCTCATCCTGGACACCTCTGGGTGGCCATGGGCCTGTTCGAACGGCCCGAGTTGAGTGCGGCCATCCGCCGCCACCTCCCCTCCCTGGCCGACGCCAACAGCCAGAACATGCGCTGGAAGCGCTACCTCTTCAAACAGGTCTGCGACCTCAACGGCGGGGTGATGTGCAAATCCCCGAACTGCGGCGACTGCGCGGATTACCCTCTTTGCTTTCCGGAATCTGAGTAG
- the nifN gene encoding nitrogenase iron-molybdenum cofactor biosynthesis protein NifN — protein MGEVMNKPVKPLQVNPIRLTQPMGAALAFLGVDRCMPLMHGGMGCTSFTKVFLTRHFCEPIAIQTTAVTDVTAVLDGGDAGIVEAVKNITAKVSPSLIGLHTTGLTETKGDDIGGVARQVDFPLVYVHTTDYDGGLESGWGKTTRALIEQLAEPCTTVCRDKAVLLPHVSLQPIEVERIKEFIGRFGFRVLALPDLSTSLDGHLGEKQSALSSGGITVEEIRTLADANLVLSVGESMKPSAAALLSKNPGMRHLHFPHLQGLEAADNLVAALMAETGQERPHDSIIRWRKRLQDTLLDSHFALGKTRLLVVGEPDFLAGACRALAEAGGRTTLAISTVDSPQLKGLPADRVLVGDLEDAENARDEYDLIVGNFHCESLAHRCHKGLVLRGFPCWEIVGNQLKNDQLYEGSAYFLCEVANAAEEAAKENH, from the coding sequence ATGGGAGAAGTGATGAACAAGCCGGTCAAACCGCTGCAGGTCAACCCGATCCGCCTGACTCAGCCGATGGGCGCGGCCCTCGCCTTTCTCGGCGTGGACCGCTGTATGCCGCTCATGCACGGCGGCATGGGCTGCACCTCCTTTACCAAGGTTTTTCTGACCCGGCATTTCTGTGAGCCGATCGCCATTCAGACCACGGCCGTCACCGACGTCACGGCTGTCCTGGACGGCGGCGATGCCGGAATTGTTGAGGCCGTGAAAAACATCACCGCCAAGGTATCGCCAAGCCTTATCGGCCTGCACACCACCGGACTGACCGAAACCAAGGGGGACGACATCGGCGGTGTGGCCAGGCAGGTGGATTTCCCCCTGGTCTACGTCCACACCACCGATTACGATGGCGGTCTGGAAAGCGGATGGGGCAAGACCACCCGGGCTCTGATCGAGCAGCTGGCGGAACCCTGTACCACCGTCTGCCGGGACAAAGCAGTGCTGCTGCCCCACGTAAGTCTGCAACCGATCGAAGTGGAACGCATCAAGGAGTTCATCGGGCGATTCGGTTTCCGGGTCCTGGCCCTCCCCGATCTCTCCACCTCCCTTGACGGTCACCTGGGGGAGAAGCAGAGTGCCCTGAGCAGCGGCGGCATCACCGTCGAGGAGATCCGGACACTGGCCGACGCAAATCTGGTTCTGTCGGTCGGCGAGTCGATGAAGCCGAGCGCGGCGGCCCTGCTTTCCAAAAATCCGGGCATGCGGCACCTCCACTTCCCCCACCTGCAGGGTCTGGAAGCCGCCGACAATCTGGTAGCGGCACTGATGGCTGAAACCGGCCAGGAGCGGCCCCATGACAGCATCATCCGCTGGCGCAAGCGGTTGCAGGATACCCTTCTCGACAGCCACTTCGCCCTCGGCAAAACCCGCCTGCTTGTCGTGGGAGAGCCCGATTTCTTGGCCGGAGCCTGCCGCGCCCTGGCGGAAGCGGGGGGCCGAACGACCCTGGCCATCTCTACCGTCGACTCGCCCCAGCTGAAAGGTCTTCCCGCCGACCGTGTCCTGGTCGGGGATCTGGAGGATGCCGAAAACGCGCGGGACGAATACGACCTTATCGTCGGCAATTTCCACTGCGAATCCCTCGCTCATCGATGCCATAAGGGTCTGGTCCTCCGTGGTTTCCCCTGCTGGGAGATCGTCGGCAATCAGTTGAAAAATGATCAGCTGTACGAAGGGAGCGCCTATTTCCTGTGCGAGGTGGCCAATGCGGCCGAGGAGGCGGCAAAGGAGAACCACTGA
- the nifE gene encoding nitrogenase iron-molybdenum cofactor biosynthesis protein NifE: MAQKPKIRELLDESSCSHNQTRKSACNAPVPGATTGGCAFEGAQISLFPYADAAHLVHGPNTCLGASWETRLTRTSWPGRDLTQMGFTTGISGNDVVFGGEEKLREAIAYIVEHYAPRAIFVYSTCVTAMIGDDIDAICRKAEETHQIPVVPVHAPGIAGSKNLGSRLGGEAVLTHLIGTLEPEFTTPCDINLIGDYNVTGDMWQYTPLLEELGIRVLSTLSGDGRVERIRTAHRAKLNVLVCAKSLVSLTRKLKERYGTPFISVSFYGKRDTSAGILAIAEALGDENLIGRTREIIAREEALLDEKLAPYRDIFQGRKAVLNTGGNKSWSIASALQDLGIEVVATSVRKATEEDKEKARQYLGENGILMTNPAQEQARIIDETGADLLLAGGRSLFTAIKKKIAFADVNQEKKKSYGGYAGLLNLAEDLKLALQNPVFRNVGRRAPWEK; this comes from the coding sequence TTGGCACAGAAACCGAAAATCCGCGAACTGCTCGACGAAAGCTCCTGCTCCCATAATCAGACCAGAAAGAGCGCCTGCAACGCCCCGGTTCCCGGCGCCACCACCGGCGGCTGTGCTTTCGAAGGTGCCCAGATCTCCCTGTTCCCCTACGCCGATGCCGCTCACCTGGTCCACGGACCCAATACCTGTCTCGGCGCCTCCTGGGAGACACGGCTGACCAGAACCAGCTGGCCGGGCCGTGACCTGACCCAGATGGGGTTCACGACCGGCATTTCCGGCAACGACGTCGTTTTCGGCGGCGAGGAGAAACTGCGAGAAGCCATCGCCTATATCGTCGAACATTACGCCCCCCGGGCAATCTTCGTCTACAGCACCTGCGTCACCGCCATGATCGGCGATGACATCGATGCGATCTGCCGCAAGGCCGAGGAAACCCACCAGATTCCCGTGGTGCCTGTTCATGCACCGGGGATCGCCGGAAGCAAGAATCTCGGCAGCCGCCTGGGCGGGGAGGCGGTGCTGACTCATCTGATCGGCACCCTCGAACCGGAATTCACGACCCCCTGCGACATCAATCTGATCGGCGACTACAACGTCACCGGCGACATGTGGCAGTACACACCCCTTCTGGAGGAACTCGGCATCCGGGTGCTCTCCACTCTCAGCGGAGACGGCCGGGTGGAAAGGATCCGCACCGCCCACCGGGCCAAGCTCAACGTTCTGGTCTGCGCCAAGTCTCTGGTCAGCCTGACACGCAAGCTGAAGGAACGTTACGGCACCCCCTTCATCTCCGTCTCCTTCTACGGCAAACGGGACACCAGCGCCGGGATCCTGGCCATCGCCGAGGCCCTTGGCGATGAAAACCTGATCGGCAGGACCCGGGAGATCATCGCCCGCGAGGAAGCCTTGCTGGATGAGAAGCTCGCCCCCTACCGGGACATTTTCCAAGGCAGGAAAGCGGTTCTCAACACAGGCGGCAACAAATCCTGGTCGATCGCTTCGGCCCTGCAGGATCTCGGCATCGAGGTGGTGGCCACCTCGGTTCGCAAGGCGACGGAGGAGGACAAAGAAAAAGCCCGCCAGTACCTGGGGGAGAATGGCATCCTGATGACCAATCCGGCTCAGGAGCAGGCCCGCATCATCGATGAGACCGGCGCCGACCTGCTGCTGGCCGGCGGCCGCAGCCTCTTCACCGCCATCAAGAAGAAGATCGCCTTCGCCGACGTCAACCAGGAAAAGAAAAAGAGCTACGGCGGGTATGCCGGCCTGCTCAACCTCGCCGAGGACCTCAAACTGGCCTTGCAGAATCCGGTGTTCAGAAACGTCGGCAGGAGGGCGCCATGGGAGAAGTGA
- a CDS encoding YkgJ family cysteine cluster protein, producing MKDRLCLDRCKEKSRVCMNFVQFLSPHSSPLTPHPSPKNPLQSPVIFINFPDRCAGIRRFSHRFAEVPVTTLIDLNPNQQKDPYFMKSHVRQYCHVDHPHTWVKYHKSLCRNCRATCCSLPVEVTVDDLVRMELIDPFAAEEPAREIAKKLRKAGFIDHFNFRSEVFTLARRANDDCLFLDQKTRLCTIYQKRPATCRNHPQIGPRPGFCAYQEKS from the coding sequence ATGAAAGACCGTCTTTGCCTGGACAGGTGCAAGGAAAAAAGCCGGGTCTGCATGAATTTTGTGCAGTTTCTTTCGCCTCACTCCTCACCCCTCACCCCTCACCCCTCACCAAAAAACCCCTTGCAATCCCCCGTCATTTTTATTAATTTCCCGGACCGTTGTGCCGGAATCCGCAGGTTTTCCCATCGTTTTGCTGAAGTCCCTGTCACAACCCTCATCGATCTGAATCCCAATCAGCAGAAGGACCCCTATTTCATGAAATCTCATGTCAGACAGTATTGCCATGTCGACCATCCCCACACCTGGGTCAAATATCACAAAAGCCTGTGCCGGAACTGTCGGGCAACCTGCTGCTCTCTGCCGGTCGAGGTGACTGTAGACGACCTGGTGCGAATGGAGCTGATCGATCCCTTTGCAGCAGAGGAACCCGCCAGAGAGATTGCGAAAAAACTGCGTAAGGCAGGGTTTATCGATCACTTCAACTTTCGCAGTGAAGTGTTCACTCTGGCCCGCCGGGCCAATGACGATTGTCTCTTTCTTGACCAGAAAACCCGACTTTGCACCATCTACCAGAAACGACCGGCCACCTGCCGGAATCATCCACAAATCGGTCCCCGCCCGGGATTCTGCGCCTATCAGGAAAAAAGTTAG
- a CDS encoding archaemetzincin encodes MFLSDSPPGETIREIRLLWTEGVDKDVIFFLRDRLPGIFSLRVTGEKRFEPDFDACRERSCQFDSHLFLQQLPLRKPAQSLLLAVTVADLFAPGMNYVFGSADPRTGCAVISLARLVPAASRMLLLRRALVEAVHEIGHLLGLGHCRKTGCVMHFSSCLSDTDRKQPAFCPHCRKVLQRE; translated from the coding sequence ATGTTCCTCTCCGATTCCCCGCCCGGGGAGACCATCAGAGAAATCCGCCTGTTGTGGACCGAAGGGGTGGACAAGGACGTCATCTTTTTTTTGCGGGACCGTCTGCCCGGCATTTTCAGCTTGCGGGTCACGGGAGAGAAGCGCTTCGAACCGGATTTCGATGCCTGCAGGGAGAGATCCTGCCAGTTTGATTCACACCTTTTTCTGCAGCAGTTGCCGCTTCGCAAGCCGGCCCAAAGCCTGCTGCTGGCCGTTACTGTGGCGGACCTGTTCGCCCCTGGAATGAACTATGTATTCGGCAGCGCCGATCCCCGAACCGGCTGTGCGGTCATATCTCTGGCCCGTCTGGTGCCTGCCGCTTCCAGAATGTTGCTGCTGCGTCGGGCCCTGGTCGAAGCGGTGCATGAAATCGGGCATCTGCTCGGTCTCGGCCATTGCCGCAAGACCGGTTGCGTCATGCATTTCTCCAGTTGTCTGTCAGATACCGACCGCAAACAGCCCGCTTTTTGCCCTCACTGCCGAAAGGTGCTGCAGCGGGAATAG
- a CDS encoding DUF364 domain-containing protein, with translation MSLMLQKKLHDLLVDEAQSRRVSEVRLGLGYSAVQLDDGAAGLAWTPPLKGCGCTHLSFAGTLGGRPASELLNMLTDEGALTRTIGVATANALLAGNPRPDATTREALSLLNITPKDHVVMIGYFGPLVKNLREIGCRLEIVEINPERPADLNAEQGMKALAACDIAIVTGTSLITGTIDGLLDAMGSPRGAVLLGPSAPLLPELFVGTPMTQISGARVRDAGGVLRVVSEGGGTPLLKHHVVFESLLLNA, from the coding sequence ATGAGTCTGATGCTTCAGAAGAAGTTGCATGATCTGCTTGTGGATGAGGCCCAGTCCCGGCGAGTCTCCGAGGTCCGGCTTGGATTGGGTTACTCCGCCGTTCAACTCGACGATGGTGCGGCCGGTCTGGCCTGGACCCCGCCATTGAAAGGCTGCGGCTGCACTCATCTGAGCTTTGCAGGTACCCTGGGCGGCCGTCCGGCTTCGGAGCTTCTGAATATGCTGACGGACGAAGGGGCCTTGACCCGGACCATTGGGGTGGCGACGGCCAACGCCCTGTTGGCGGGGAACCCGCGCCCTGATGCGACTACCAGGGAAGCTCTATCACTGTTGAATATCACGCCAAAGGACCATGTGGTCATGATCGGCTATTTCGGCCCGCTGGTCAAAAACCTGCGGGAGATCGGTTGCCGGCTGGAAATTGTAGAAATCAACCCGGAACGACCGGCCGACCTGAATGCCGAGCAGGGAATGAAGGCCCTGGCCGCCTGTGATATCGCCATTGTCACCGGAACCAGTCTCATTACCGGTACCATTGACGGTCTTCTCGACGCCATGGGCAGTCCCCGCGGTGCGGTTCTTCTTGGACCCTCCGCGCCGCTGCTGCCGGAGCTTTTCGTCGGAACTCCCATGACCCAGATTTCCGGGGCGCGGGTGCGCGATGCCGGCGGAGTGCTGAGGGTTGTCTCCGAGGGAGGCGGTACCCCCCTTCTCAAGCACCACGTCGTTTTTGAATCCCTGTTGTTGAACGCCTGA
- a CDS encoding OmpA family protein, producing the protein MMFRNVLMPAFLLPALLISGCVSKTEYQRRTDEVRNLEAAVAGLETDYRQAMEQQKQLAERYDEISQQLEAATRENAALRKDQLRAAADIERLESVLSARSAEAGAALSEMRQTVDRLEQEKRDLNDRLEEERLARQARLAQMNNTYNELVEKMEAEIQRGEITISELQNQLTVNLVERILFDSGEAEVKPAGIQILRRVGDILKGTTDKDIRVEGHTDNVPISPRLKSTFPSNWELSTARASNVVRFLQSEVGIAGERLTACGYGPYRPVAENKTVKGRAQNRRIQIVLVPSQKTTK; encoded by the coding sequence ATGATGTTTCGAAATGTCCTGATGCCCGCATTCCTGCTGCCGGCGCTGCTGATTTCCGGCTGCGTGAGCAAGACCGAATATCAACGCAGAACCGACGAAGTCCGCAATCTGGAAGCCGCCGTCGCCGGGCTGGAAACCGATTATCGCCAGGCCATGGAACAACAGAAACAGCTCGCCGAAAGATACGATGAAATCAGCCAGCAACTTGAGGCGGCGACCCGTGAAAACGCTGCCCTGCGCAAGGATCAGCTGCGTGCGGCGGCTGACATAGAGAGGCTGGAAAGCGTGCTCAGCGCCCGCAGCGCCGAGGCCGGGGCAGCCCTCAGCGAAATGCGCCAAACGGTTGACCGTCTTGAACAGGAGAAACGGGACCTGAATGACCGTCTGGAAGAGGAACGGCTTGCCCGCCAGGCCCGCCTGGCTCAAATGAATAACACCTACAATGAACTGGTCGAAAAGATGGAAGCGGAAATTCAGCGGGGTGAGATCACCATCTCAGAGCTGCAGAACCAGCTGACCGTCAATCTGGTGGAACGCATCCTTTTCGATTCGGGAGAGGCGGAAGTCAAGCCGGCAGGCATACAGATCCTTCGCCGTGTCGGCGATATCCTCAAAGGCACAACCGATAAGGATATCCGGGTGGAAGGCCATACCGACAATGTGCCGATCAGTCCCCGGCTGAAAAGCACCTTTCCTTCCAACTGGGAGCTTTCCACGGCGAGGGCCAGCAATGTGGTGCGCTTTCTCCAGAGCGAGGTCGGCATTGCCGGTGAACGTTTGACGGCCTGCGGGTATGGCCCCTATCGCCCCGTGGCGGAAAACAAAACCGTCAAGGGCCGGGCCCAGAACCGCCGGATCCAGATCGTCCTGGTGCCCAGTCAAAAAACAACCAAGTAG
- the nadC gene encoding carboxylating nicotinate-nucleotide diphosphorylase → MFETDRIIRNALQEDIGLGDVTTLATIEAGTVSRAELVAKEDFMLAGIDVAARVFALLDPSVAFEKLREDGFAVQRGEVLAWLKGDARALLQGERVALNLLQRMSGISTLTAAFAKKIEGLGAAVVDTRKTTPGLRALEKYAVRMGGGRNHRTSLYDGVLIKENHVAAAGGIATAVARARQHAPHTLRIEVETRNLMEVSEALAAGADVIMLDNMDLETLREAVRMIDGRALTEASGGVNLETVRDIAETGVDLISVGALTHSARAVDISMLFR, encoded by the coding sequence ATGTTCGAAACCGATCGCATCATCCGCAACGCCCTTCAGGAAGACATCGGCCTCGGTGACGTGACCACTCTGGCCACAATCGAGGCTGGGACGGTCAGTCGCGCGGAACTGGTGGCCAAGGAAGATTTCATGCTGGCCGGCATCGATGTCGCTGCAAGGGTTTTTGCCCTTCTCGATCCATCCGTGGCTTTCGAAAAGCTGCGGGAAGACGGGTTCGCCGTCCAGCGGGGCGAGGTTCTGGCCTGGCTGAAAGGGGATGCCCGAGCCCTCCTGCAGGGTGAAAGGGTCGCTCTCAACCTGCTGCAACGGATGAGCGGAATTTCGACTCTGACCGCGGCTTTCGCCAAAAAAATCGAGGGTCTCGGTGCCGCTGTGGTCGATACCCGCAAGACGACTCCCGGCCTGCGGGCCCTGGAAAAATATGCCGTGCGGATGGGGGGAGGGCGCAATCACCGCACCTCCCTATATGACGGAGTCCTGATCAAGGAGAACCATGTTGCGGCAGCCGGCGGCATTGCCACCGCTGTGGCGAGAGCCCGGCAGCACGCACCTCATACTCTGCGCATCGAAGTGGAAACCCGCAATCTGATGGAAGTGTCGGAGGCGCTGGCCGCCGGGGCGGACGTTATCATGCTCGATAATATGGATCTTGAGACATTGCGTGAGGCGGTTCGGATGATCGACGGCCGCGCCCTGACCGAAGCCTCCGGCGGAGTCAATCTGGAAACCGTTCGGGACATTGCCGAAACCGGTGTCGATCTGATCTCCGTCGGTGCCCTGACCCATTCGGCCCGCGCTGTGGACATATCGATGTTGTTCCGGTAA